A region of the Nocardia higoensis genome:
CGCCGAGAATCCCGTGGGTAAGACCAACTGATCGAGGACAGGACCGCCACATGCGTACCGGGCCGACTCGATCGGTGCGAGTCGGAGTTCCGGCCCGGGCCCGCAGACGGCAGTGGGTGCCGTCGGCAGGCCCGGACACGGCTTACATCTCGTCGCCACCGACGCCGAATCGGCGGCGGATCGGGAACGAGGCCAGATACCCCAGGATCGACGCGGTCGCGATCACGCCGGTGCCGATGAGCGCCACATTCCGGGCGGTGTGGTCCGGCGGCGTGGGTGGCGCGGGCACCGCCAGTTGCCTGCTCCTGGCCGGGGCGGGCTCCTTGGGCGGCAGTGCGTCCGGCACCGCGTGGGTCAGCGCGGCGACAGGATCGACCGCCCCGTAACCGATGTAGGGATTCCACCCCTCGGCCGGCGCGTGCGCGGTGGCTTGGATGCGCTCGATGACCTCCAGCGCGCTCAGCTCGGGGAAGCGCGCGCGGACGAGTGCGGCGACGCCTGCGACGACGGGCGTGGCGAAACTCGTGCCGGTGATGTAGCCCTGCTGACCGCGTTGGTCGACCGTGCCGATCGCGGTGCCGGTGCCGCGTGGATCCAGGGAGACCATGTTCTCCCCGGAAGCGGCCACACCCACCCACGGGCCGGGAATCGTGAAACTCGACGGCGCGCCGTTCGCGTCGACGGAGCCGACGGCCAGCACGTAGTCGTCCCAGCGGGCCGGGCTGATGTTGTAGGTGACGTTGCTCCACGGGTCGGCGGTCGGGTCGAGCGGGTCGATGACCTGGTTCTCGCCCTTGCAGGAATCGTCCTTGTTCCCCGCGGCGACGACCACGACGACGTTCTTCTCCACCGCCGCGTAACGCAGCGCGGCGCCGACCTTGTTGTCCGCGTCCGGGCTGCCGGTGCCGCACCAGACTTCGGAGATGTTGATGACCGATACATTCATGTCGGCGGCGCGCACGATCGCCGAAGCCATCGTGTGCAGATTGCCGTAGCTGTCGGGAAGATCTTCGGGCGCCTTCTCCGCCGAGCGGCCTTCCTTCTGATACATCTTGCTGGTCTGGCGGATCGTGATGATCTGCGCCTCGGGTGCGACGCCGGCGAACCCTTGCCCAGGGATCTGGGACGCGGCGATGATGCCCGCCACCAGGGTGCCGTGACCGTCGCAGTCCTCGGTGCCGTCACCCACGTTCGCGACGAAATCACCGCCCGCCTCCAGACCGGGCAGGCGCGGATGCCGAGCCACCCCGGTGTCGATCACCGCGATGCGCTGACCCGCGCCCTTGGAGAACTGCCAGGCGCGCTCGAGATCCAGCGCGCGCTGGGCGTCCGGGATCGTCGGGCCTTCGCCACCGGTGACGATATCCGCGCAGTGGGAGTTGGCGGGGCGTTCGGTCTTGTCCGGCGGCGCGGCCGGATCGCCCGGCGGTTTCAGGCCCGGGTCCACCGCGGGCGGCCGATCAGCCAGCGCGACACCGCCGTTCGCGCCGACTCCGAAAGATGCGCTCATGCCCAGCGTCACCGCAGCGGCGGCGACGCGCCACCGCCCGCTCACAGCCCGCGGACGACGGAGTAGAGCGAGGTCACCCAGAACACCAGCGGCAGCACCGCGGCCACGAACCCGTATTCCAGCAGTTCCACGGCACGACGCATCGGCGGTGTCGCCGACTGGTTCGGGATGATGATGCCCAGGATCAGCGCCGACACCAGGATCAGCATCGCCACGCCGAACACGGCGAGCGGAATCTCCATCGTCAGTGCCATCCCGGTCAGCATGATCAGCACGATCGCGGCGCCACCGGCGATCAGCACGACAGCCTGCTCGGCGCCCGCGTAGGTGCGGCTGCGGAACATCAGTACCGCCGCGCAGACTAGCGCGAGCGCGATGCCCTGCCAGTACGGGTCGTCGGCCTGGTGATCGGTCGCGGCGAGCGCGCCGACGACGGTCGTCGACGTCGTCGCGGAGACCAGACCGGCCAGGTACTGCCGGGCATGATCGGACTTGGCCCGCAGCACGTCCAAGGTGGGCAGGGCGCGATGGTCGTCCGGATCGTCCTCGGTCGGGTCGATCGGAGTGCCGGGGGAGGGGACCGGCGGCAGCGGCAGTTTCGCCAGCAGCATGGACACCCGGGGCGCGAGGGACAGACCGAGCAGGCCCAGTGCCGCGGCGACCGCGCCGATCGCGCGTACCGACTGATCGGTGAGCATGCCGACCAGCGCGGCCGGGACGGCGTAGACCGCGAGGGCGGCGGCGCCGATGAACAGCGCGAGCCCGACCCCGGTCACCCGCCAGGACAGGATGGCGGTCGCGCCGAGCAGACTGGAGGCCAGCAGCAGATGCGCCCACCCGTAATGATCTGGTACGTAGAGCATTCCGGCGGTGAATGCGGCCGGGAGCGCGCACCCCGCGAGCACGAGCGCGGTGGCGGTGTCGCCGTACATCCGACTCAGCACCATGCCCGCCACCACCAGCAGGATGGCCACCGCCAGCGCCACCGAACCGCTCACCCACACCGGCAGCGCCTCCGGCGCGGCCAGCAGGCCCAGACAGCCGACGAGCATGGTGAGCGCGGCCAGGATCGAGCCGGTCAGCCGCGCGGTGCGCGGCGTCCAGCCACGGAAGTGGTCGGCGTCGGCGATCGCGACGTTGTACATGATGTCGTCGAACAGCGGGGTCGGCGCGGTGTGCGAGGCGCTTTCGAGCATCAGCAACTCGCCGTCGCGCACGCCGTGCTCGCCGAGGGACAGCGAGTTGGAGAACGGTGGATGCCCGATCCTGGCCAGCACCCATTCGGCCGGCTCGAATCGTTCACCCTCGTTGTCGAAGTCGTTGCTGCGGCTGTGCTGGGCGACCATGTCCACGACACTGGGAATCACCAGCGCCACCGGGACATCGACCGGGATCGCCATGTCGACCTGGGTGTGCTTGGCGAGGATCGTCACCCGGGCCAGGTCCGGCGCGCGTACGATGCCCCGTGAAGCATCTTCGTCGATGTGGTCCATTCGTGCGTGCGTCAAGATTCCCCCAACCTGGTGCTCTACCTCGGAATTCCGCTGAGCCGCGTGTCGTCGGGTGGGTTTGCGAACCCTGACGTCCGGGCAGCAGAATGCGAGACGAACTGTACGACATGTCGGCCGGTGGCTCTACACTGAGCCCGGAGTTGCCGCATGCGAAGTAGGGGGATTTCGGCGATGAGCACTGTCCGGTTCCAGCGTCGTGCGCGCCGGGAGATGCCGCGCACTCCGGGCGGCGAGGTCACGCTGCAGCCGCCGCCCGAAATCCCCAGGGTGACACCGGGCAATCTGCTCATGAAGCTGATGCCGGTCGTCATGGTCGTCGCCATGCTGGGCATGGTCGGTCTGATGTTCACCATGGGCACCGGCATCGCGCAGAACCCGATGATGCTGATGTTCCCGGTCATGATGATGGTCTCGATGGTGACCATGTTCGCCGGGCAGGGCGGCGGCAAGGGCCAGAAGGCGGCCGAGGCCAACGAGGACCGCAAGGACTATCTGCGCTATCTCGACCAGGTCCGCAAGGATGTCGACGAGACCGCCCGTCAGCAGCGCGCCTCGGTCGAGTGGAGCCACCCGGAGCCGGGCCTGATCTGGATGCTCGCGGGCACCAGCCGCATGTGGGAGCGCCGCGCCGGCGACAAGGACTTCTGCCACGCCCGCATCGGCATCGGCCCGCAGCGGCTGGCGACCAGGCTGGTGGCTCCGGAAACCGGTCCGGTCGAGGAACTCGAGCCCATCGCGGCGGTGTCGCTGCGCCGGTTCGTGCGCGCGCATTCCACCGTGCCCGACCTGCCGACCGCGATCGCGGTGAAGGGCTTCGCCACCATCGCCCTCGACGGCGACCGCGCCCAGGCCCGCGACATGGTGCGCGCGATGTTGTTGCAGCTGTGCATGTTCCAGGGCCCCGACCAAGTGCTCGTCGCCGTCGTCGCGGGCCCGGACACCGCGCGCGAGTGGGAGTGGACCAAGTGGCTGCCGCACACCCAGCACCCGGATTCCCAGGACGGCATCGGCAGTCGGCGCATGTTCTTCGGATCCATCCGCGAGGCCACCGCCAGCCTGCATCCGCTGCTGGCCAACCGGGTCAGGTACTCGCGTAACCAGCCCGCCAACCCCGGCCTCGTCCAAGTCGTGATCGTGGTCGACGGCGGCCTGCTCGAATCCGAAGACGATCAGCTGCGCGAGTCCGGTTACGAGGGCGTCACCATCATCGACCTGTGCGGATACGCGCCGCGCCTGGCCGTGTCGCGTGGCATCAAGATGATGGTGGAGGACGGCGAGTGCGTCGGCCGCGGCGCCACCGGCAACCTCGAGCGCTTCGCCACCGTCGACCGGATCAGCCCCCATCAAGCCCAGCAGGCCGCGCGCCGGCTGGCCCCTTACCGCGCGGCCACCCAGCGCAGCAGTGACGTGGAGACCGAGGACACCGAGGTCATCTCGTCGTGGGCGCAGCTGATGAGCCTCGGCGACATCGGCACGTTCAATCCGGAGAGCGCGTGGCGGCCTCGCTACGGCCGCGAACGGCTGCGGGTGCCCTTCGGCGTCGGCCCGGAGGGCATGCCGATCGAGCTCGACATCAAGGAAGCCGCCGAGAGCGGCATGGGCCCGCACGGCCTGTGCATCGGCGCCACCGGTTCCGGCAAGTCGGAGTTCCTGCGCACCCTGGTGCTGAGCCTGCTGGCCACCCATTCCCCGGACCAGCTGAACCTGGTTCTGGTCGACTTCAAGGGCGGCGCGACCTTCCTCGGTCTGGAGGGCGTCCCGCACGTCGCAGCCGTCATCACCAACCTCGAAGAAGAAGCCGATCTCGTCGACCGCATGAAAGACGCGCTGGCCGGCGAGATGAACCGCCGCCAGGAAGTGCTTCGCCAAGCGGGCAACTTCGCCAACGTCTCCGAATACGAGAAGGCCCGTGCCGCGGGCGCCGATCTCGATCCGCTGCCCGCGCTGTTCGTGGTGCTCGACGAGTTCTCCGAACTGCTCACCCAGCATCCGGATTTCGCGGAGTTGTTCGTCATGATCGGCCGCCTCGGGCGCTCGCTGCACGTGCATCTGCTGCTGGCCTCCCAGCGCCTCGAGGAAGGCAAGCTCAAAGGCCTGGAAAGCCACCTCTCCTATCGCATCGGCCTGAAGACGTTCTCCGCCAACGAATCTCGTCAGGTGCTCGGCGTGCCCGACGCCTACAACCTGCCCAACATCCCCGGCGGCGGCTACCTCAAGTCCGATTCCGGCGAGATCCAGCGTTTCCAGGCGTCCTATGTCTCCGGCCCCTATGTCGGCGGCGGCTCGCAGCGCGAGGTCACCCAGGCCGGTGTTGCGGGCGGGGAGATCGACGTCAAGGCGCGGCCGTTCACGGCGCATCACGTCGACTTCCGTGCGATCGACCGGATCCCGTTGCCCGCCGCCTCCTCCGACGAACCCGAGGAGCACCGCGGCGAGGACGGCGAGAAACTGTCCAACCTGGACATGCTGGTCTCGCGCATCCGCGGCCACGGCAGGCCCGCCCACGAGATCTGGCTGCCGCCGCTGGACGAGGCTCCCAGCCTCGACCAGCTCATCCCGCGTTCGGTGCTCACCGGCGAGTACTCGGCGATCGCCACGCTGCGCGCGCCCATCGGCATCGTCGACCGCCCCTACGACCAGCGTCGTGACCCGATGGTGGTCGACCTGTCGGGCGCCCGCGGCAATGTGGCGGTCGTCGGCGGCCCGCAGTCGGGCAAGTCCACCGCACTGCGCACGCTGATCATGGCCATG
Encoded here:
- the mycP gene encoding type VII secretion-associated serine protease mycosin; the protein is MSASFGVGANGGVALADRPPAVDPGLKPPGDPAAPPDKTERPANSHCADIVTGGEGPTIPDAQRALDLERAWQFSKGAGQRIAVIDTGVARHPRLPGLEAGGDFVANVGDGTEDCDGHGTLVAGIIAASQIPGQGFAGVAPEAQIITIRQTSKMYQKEGRSAEKAPEDLPDSYGNLHTMASAIVRAADMNVSVINISEVWCGTGSPDADNKVGAALRYAAVEKNVVVVVAAGNKDDSCKGENQVIDPLDPTADPWSNVTYNISPARWDDYVLAVGSVDANGAPSSFTIPGPWVGVAASGENMVSLDPRGTGTAIGTVDQRGQQGYITGTSFATPVVAGVAALVRARFPELSALEVIERIQATAHAPAEGWNPYIGYGAVDPVAALTHAVPDALPPKEPAPARSRQLAVPAPPTPPDHTARNVALIGTGVIATASILGYLASFPIRRRFGVGGDEM
- the eccD gene encoding type VII secretion integral membrane protein EccD, producing the protein MDHIDEDASRGIVRAPDLARVTILAKHTQVDMAIPVDVPVALVIPSVVDMVAQHSRSNDFDNEGERFEPAEWVLARIGHPPFSNSLSLGEHGVRDGELLMLESASHTAPTPLFDDIMYNVAIADADHFRGWTPRTARLTGSILAALTMLVGCLGLLAAPEALPVWVSGSVALAVAILLVVAGMVLSRMYGDTATALVLAGCALPAAFTAGMLYVPDHYGWAHLLLASSLLGATAILSWRVTGVGLALFIGAAALAVYAVPAALVGMLTDQSVRAIGAVAAALGLLGLSLAPRVSMLLAKLPLPPVPSPGTPIDPTEDDPDDHRALPTLDVLRAKSDHARQYLAGLVSATTSTTVVGALAATDHQADDPYWQGIALALVCAAVLMFRSRTYAGAEQAVVLIAGGAAIVLIMLTGMALTMEIPLAVFGVAMLILVSALILGIIIPNQSATPPMRRAVELLEYGFVAAVLPLVFWVTSLYSVVRGL
- the eccCa gene encoding type VII secretion protein EccCa, whose amino-acid sequence is MSTVRFQRRARREMPRTPGGEVTLQPPPEIPRVTPGNLLMKLMPVVMVVAMLGMVGLMFTMGTGIAQNPMMLMFPVMMMVSMVTMFAGQGGGKGQKAAEANEDRKDYLRYLDQVRKDVDETARQQRASVEWSHPEPGLIWMLAGTSRMWERRAGDKDFCHARIGIGPQRLATRLVAPETGPVEELEPIAAVSLRRFVRAHSTVPDLPTAIAVKGFATIALDGDRAQARDMVRAMLLQLCMFQGPDQVLVAVVAGPDTAREWEWTKWLPHTQHPDSQDGIGSRRMFFGSIREATASLHPLLANRVRYSRNQPANPGLVQVVIVVDGGLLESEDDQLRESGYEGVTIIDLCGYAPRLAVSRGIKMMVEDGECVGRGATGNLERFATVDRISPHQAQQAARRLAPYRAATQRSSDVETEDTEVISSWAQLMSLGDIGTFNPESAWRPRYGRERLRVPFGVGPEGMPIELDIKEAAESGMGPHGLCIGATGSGKSEFLRTLVLSLLATHSPDQLNLVLVDFKGGATFLGLEGVPHVAAVITNLEEEADLVDRMKDALAGEMNRRQEVLRQAGNFANVSEYEKARAAGADLDPLPALFVVLDEFSELLTQHPDFAELFVMIGRLGRSLHVHLLLASQRLEEGKLKGLESHLSYRIGLKTFSANESRQVLGVPDAYNLPNIPGGGYLKSDSGEIQRFQASYVSGPYVGGGSQREVTQAGVAGGEIDVKARPFTAHHVDFRAIDRIPLPAASSDEPEEHRGEDGEKLSNLDMLVSRIRGHGRPAHEIWLPPLDEAPSLDQLIPRSVLTGEYSAIATLRAPIGIVDRPYDQRRDPMVVDLSGARGNVAVVGGPQSGKSTALRTLIMAMSMTHTAEQVQFYCLDFGGGTLAGLEGLPHVGSVAGRLDADKVRRTVAEMTTIVRTREARFRQLGIESMAEFRRLRSMDPASSHAAAGAHEDPFGDVFLVIDGFGSIRQDFDPLEQTIMNLAVQGLSYGVHVVIALARWAEARPALKDQIGTRIELRLGDPMDSDLGRKFAALVPQGRPGRGMTPDCLHMLTGLPRIDGSADPNTLGQAVAEAVATIARLTPGRPAPAARMLPERLPREQLLQLAGNWPSQVPRGTRNLRIPIGINESELAPVYLDFNETPHFIVIGDGEAGKTTLLRSIIEGIAASNTPNEARFIIGDYRRTMLGMIPEGYQAGYGSTGPQFTKNMNDLAAYVAQRGPGPDVTPQEVRDRAWLTGPELYVIIDDYDMVATSMGNPTAPLVEHLPHARDLGFHLIIARRAGGASRAMYESTLARMKDFGAAGLIMSCPKDEGVLMGSVRPSQLPPGRGTYVTRNSQELIQLGWMPAE